The proteins below come from a single Deltaproteobacteria bacterium genomic window:
- the mutT gene encoding 8-oxo-dGTP diphosphatase MutT yields the protein MSPLPEVTVAAAIIWKNKKVLVSLRKSHQHLGGDWEFPGGKPLPGESLEACVKREVKEEIGIEIKIKKLFSQTEFEYPEKKVNLFFFECSYLSGEAQNLEVEQVLWATLAQLKTLNLAPANQSTLDQLFHVHKNQLL from the coding sequence AAGTTACCGTTGCCGCAGCCATTATTTGGAAAAACAAAAAGGTGTTGGTGAGCTTGCGCAAAAGTCACCAACATTTGGGGGGGGATTGGGAATTCCCGGGTGGAAAACCGTTGCCTGGTGAAAGCTTAGAAGCATGTGTTAAACGAGAAGTGAAAGAAGAAATCGGCATTGAAATCAAAATCAAAAAACTCTTTTCTCAAACCGAGTTTGAATACCCGGAAAAAAAGGTAAACCTTTTCTTTTTCGAATGCTCCTATTTATCAGGAGAAGCTCAAAACTTAGAAGTCGAACAAGTTTTATGGGCCACCCTCGCCCAGTTAAAAACCCTCAACCTAGCCCCCGCCAACCAATCCACTTTAGACCAGTTGTTTCACGTGCATAAAAACCAACTTTTGTGA
- a CDS encoding S8 family serine peptidase: MRVLREVLAVLLLLVFCFPSSVWGRTCETKNEEYFCNEILVRFAPKATNDMIDQAIEDHSLYPVNSSVDGKTLLMEDYSGEKIEDTLKNLEEAPGVLTAEPNYVIRLERTPNDPYYSYLWGINNTGQFSGVSGNDILAEEAWEVSTGSDDVIVAVIDTGVDYTHPDLAANMWTNSGEIPDNDLDDDGNGYIDDYYGYDFWNYDGDPYDDHGHGTHVSGTIAAVGNNGIGVVGVAWKTKIMALKFLSAGGYGSYYDAVLALDYARNKGAKITSNSWGGYGYSSSLAWAISRADSGGMLVIAASGNDAYNTDYYPHYPSSYSYNNVISVAAISYDESIAYFSNYGYYSVDVGAPGVWIYSTYPSSRYAYMSGTSMATPHVSGVAAMLWAIYPGKTHREIKDLILNGGRELSSLTNKTVSGKTLSLWGSILEGDPSLSNHAPVASAGSDRTVAVGATVQVNGSATDDDGDTVTFSWTLADPNGDTTQVSSRSSSNSFSFVPTTAGVYTAGLTVHDAYTSSSVDYVRIEAKVPGTTLPPTVSFKHTTEQGNDFDSQNGRPKVPLKQKIKLDASNSTSFSTTVDLAYEWSLVSKPEGSAASIESADQAIAYLEPDTNGDYVVRLTITDDISTSEAEVNFLASEETESPDDPSDPGAIDINFSLGCQLNSHANAPWGASAWLLGFLTLVFLRKFQHRSINS; this comes from the coding sequence ATGATTGATCAAGCCATTGAAGACCATTCCTTGTATCCCGTGAACTCAAGTGTAGATGGTAAAACCCTTCTCATGGAAGATTATTCAGGAGAGAAGATAGAAGATACTTTGAAAAATTTGGAGGAAGCGCCCGGGGTATTAACCGCTGAACCCAATTATGTCATTCGCCTTGAAAGAACACCTAACGATCCTTATTACAGCTATCTTTGGGGGATTAATAATACGGGCCAGTTTAGCGGCGTTTCAGGGAATGATATTTTGGCCGAGGAAGCTTGGGAAGTTAGCACCGGTAGTGATGATGTTATTGTGGCCGTCATTGATACGGGTGTTGACTATACTCATCCTGACTTGGCTGCCAACATGTGGACAAATTCGGGTGAAATTCCCGACAATGATTTGGATGATGATGGCAACGGTTATATCGATGATTATTATGGGTATGACTTTTGGAATTATGATGGTGACCCTTATGACGATCATGGCCATGGCACCCACGTGTCGGGAACCATTGCAGCAGTTGGAAATAACGGCATTGGGGTAGTGGGCGTGGCGTGGAAAACCAAAATCATGGCTTTGAAATTTTTATCAGCAGGTGGTTATGGCAGCTACTATGATGCCGTGCTTGCCCTTGATTACGCCCGAAACAAAGGGGCTAAAATTACCAGTAACAGTTGGGGGGGCTATGGTTATTCTTCGAGTCTGGCTTGGGCTATTTCTAGAGCGGATAGTGGTGGCATGCTGGTTATAGCAGCATCTGGGAATGATGCTTATAATACCGATTATTATCCCCATTATCCTTCTTCTTATTCTTACAATAATGTTATTTCTGTTGCGGCGATTAGTTATGATGAATCGATAGCCTATTTTTCGAATTATGGATATTACTCTGTGGATGTGGGTGCGCCCGGGGTTTGGATTTATAGTACTTATCCAAGCAGTCGCTATGCGTATATGAGTGGGACATCGATGGCCACCCCGCATGTGTCGGGTGTTGCAGCGATGCTGTGGGCGATTTATCCGGGGAAAACTCATCGCGAAATTAAAGATTTGATTTTAAATGGGGGGCGAGAGCTTAGTTCCTTAACCAATAAAACCGTGAGCGGCAAGACCCTTAGCTTATGGGGTTCTATTTTGGAGGGGGACCCTAGTTTATCGAACCACGCGCCTGTGGCCAGTGCGGGGAGTGATAGGACGGTCGCAGTAGGCGCGACGGTACAGGTGAACGGTTCAGCAACCGATGACGATGGGGATACGGTTACTTTTTCTTGGACTTTGGCTGACCCCAATGGCGATACCACCCAAGTGAGTAGCCGCAGTAGTTCCAACAGCTTTAGTTTTGTGCCCACCACCGCAGGAGTTTATACGGCAGGGCTTACGGTGCACGATGCTTATACCAGCAGTTCGGTTGACTACGTAAGGATTGAAGCCAAAGTTCCAGGTACCACATTGCCACCTACCGTTTCGTTCAAGCATACAACAGAACAAGGCAATGATTTCGATTCTCAAAATGGCAGGCCTAAAGTTCCCCTCAAACAAAAAATCAAGCTAGATGCCTCTAATTCAACCTCTTTTAGCACCACGGTGGATTTAGCTTATGAATGGAGTTTAGTAAGCAAGCCCGAAGGTAGTGCGGCAAGTATTGAGAGTGCTGATCAAGCCATTGCCTACTTGGAACCAGATACTAATGGGGACTATGTGGTTAGACTAACCATTACCGATGACATTAGCACATCAGAGGCAGAGGTCAATTTCTTGGCCTCTGAAGAAACAGAAAGCCCTGATGACCCCAGTGATCCGGGTGCCATCGATATTAATTTTAGTCTTGGCTGCCAACTCAATAGCCATGCTAACGCCCCATGGGGGGCAAGTGCATGGCTATTGGGATTTCTAACCTTGGTTTTCTTACGGAAGTTTCAACACCGCTCCATTAATTCATAG